One part of the Chryseobacterium mulctrae genome encodes these proteins:
- a CDS encoding carbohydrate binding domain-containing protein — MKKIFTILGVVAVAAFANAQNLITNPGFENGTTGWTATNPGSGAAYYLPTVTTTAPHGGVNSVQYDMPTATTGFEQNINVTPGATYTISFWYKASGDDTDARIWANYLDSAGGAIYQNSATASDPLRGPNNGYLTSSTAWTQHSVTVVAPANVVSLKLQVRAYNNATVVAFDDFSVTTGTLAVGEVLPSKYRMIKNTFVKNDEITFGADAKDVKVYTLTGQLVKTASVKANGTLNIAELAEGNYIVTGTVNNQAVSQKILKD, encoded by the coding sequence ATGAAAAAGATCTTTACAATTTTAGGAGTTGTTGCAGTTGCAGCTTTTGCAAATGCACAAAACTTAATTACAAATCCTGGTTTTGAAAATGGTACTACTGGTTGGACGGCAACTAATCCTGGTTCTGGTGCGGCTTATTATTTACCTACTGTTACTACTACAGCTCCACACGGAGGGGTTAATTCTGTGCAATATGATATGCCAACTGCTACTACAGGGTTTGAGCAAAATATAAATGTAACTCCAGGGGCTACTTACACAATATCTTTTTGGTATAAAGCTAGTGGAGATGATACAGATGCAAGAATCTGGGCAAATTACTTAGATTCTGCAGGTGGAGCAATTTATCAAAATTCTGCTACAGCTTCCGATCCACTTAGAGGACCAAATAATGGTTATTTAACATCAAGTACTGCTTGGACTCAACATTCTGTAACTGTTGTTGCTCCTGCAAATGTTGTTTCATTGAAATTGCAAGTACGTGCTTATAACAATGCTACAGTTGTTGCTTTTGATGATTTTTCTGTAACAACCGGTACATTAGCAGTAGGAGAAGTATTACCTTCAAAATACAGAATGATTAAAAACACTTTCGTTAAGAATGACGAAATTACTTTCGGAGCAGATGCAAAAGACGTAAAAGTGTATACATTAACAGGTCAGTTAGTAAAAACAGCTTCTGTAAAAGCTAACGGAACTTTAAATATTGCTGAATTAGCTGAAGGTAACTATATCGTTACAGGAACTGTAAACAACCAAGCTGTTTCTCAGAAAATTTTGAAAGACTAA
- a CDS encoding lamin tail domain-containing protein, which produces MKKVFTLIGLVSIVAFSNAQIVINEVYTGGGLLGAAITNDFIELKNIGSSTASLNGATIQYASSSGAFTQYNNLPNITLTPGQTYLIQQGSDGLGGLINLLNPNLIITVLLNLDGSPSVGVGVGLALTSGKVALASNATAVTGPTAANVLDFVGYGLANQYEGIGAAPSPTILNSITRTTGDTNNNNVDFTISLPTPQATSGTLAVNDLTDLSKKSMFIKNSLVKNDEIIFAAEVKDIKVYTLSGQLVKTASVKNGVSLNVAELQKGNYIVTGFVDNQPVSQKILKD; this is translated from the coding sequence ATGAAAAAAGTATTTACTCTTATCGGACTTGTTTCGATAGTAGCATTCTCCAATGCTCAGATTGTAATCAATGAAGTCTATACCGGTGGCGGGCTTTTAGGAGCTGCCATTACCAATGACTTCATAGAATTGAAAAACATAGGTTCCTCTACAGCTTCCCTAAATGGTGCAACTATTCAATATGCGTCTTCCTCAGGAGCTTTTACCCAGTACAACAATTTACCCAATATCACTTTAACTCCGGGACAAACGTACTTAATTCAGCAAGGTTCTGATGGATTAGGAGGGCTCATTAATTTATTGAATCCCAATCTTATCATAACGGTTCTCTTGAATTTAGACGGTTCACCAAGTGTTGGGGTAGGTGTTGGTCTTGCGCTTACTTCAGGAAAGGTTGCTTTGGCAAGTAATGCCACAGCAGTTACAGGACCAACTGCTGCAAATGTTTTAGATTTTGTAGGGTATGGTTTGGCTAACCAATATGAAGGTATAGGAGCAGCTCCGTCGCCGACTATTTTAAATTCCATTACCAGAACAACTGGAGATACCAATAACAACAACGTAGATTTTACAATAAGTTTACCTACGCCACAGGCAACATCCGGAACTTTAGCGGTCAATGATTTAACTGATCTTTCCAAAAAATCAATGTTTATTAAAAACTCATTGGTTAAAAATGATGAGATTATTTTCGCTGCCGAGGTGAAAGATATTAAGGTTTACACATTATCTGGACAGTTGGTAAAAACAGCTTCTGTAAAAAATGGTGTTTCTTTAAATGTTGCTGAATTACAAAAAGGTAATTATATCGTAACAGGATTTGTAGATAATCAACCGGTTTCTCAGAAGATTTTGAAAGATTAG